A genomic stretch from Falco cherrug isolate bFalChe1 chromosome 1, bFalChe1.pri, whole genome shotgun sequence includes:
- the UBE2G1 gene encoding ubiquitin-conjugating enzyme E2 G1 isoform X1 produces the protein MTELQSALLLRRQLAELNKNPVEGFSAGLIDDNDLYRWEVLIIGPPDTLYEGGVFKAHLTFPKDYPLRPPKMKFITEIWHPNVDKNGDVCISILHEPGEDKYGYEKPEERWLPIHTVETIMISVISMLADPNGDSPANVDAAKEWREDRNGEFKRKVARCVRKSQETAFE, from the exons AGCTCAACAAAAATCCAGTGGAAGGCTTTTCAGCGGGCTTAATAGATGACAATGATCTTTATCGATGGGAAGTCCTTATTATTGGTCCTCCAGATACACTATA TGAAGGTGGTGTTTTCAAGGCTCATCTTACTTTTCCAAAAGACTATCCGCTGAGGCCGCCAAAAATGAAATTCATCACAGAAATCTGGCATCCGAATG TTGACAAGAATGGTGATGTCTGCATTTCAATTCTTCatgagcctggagaagacaaatATGGCTATGAAAAACCTGAGGAACGCTGGCTTCCCATTCACACAGTGGAAACTATAATGATTAGTGTTATTTCTATGCTGGCAGATCCCAATGGTGATTCTCCTGCTAATGTTGATGCAGCG AAAGAATggagagaagacagaaatggagaatttaaaagaaaagttgcCCGCTGTGTAAGAAAAAGCCAAGAAACTGCTTTTGAGTGA
- the UBE2G1 gene encoding ubiquitin-conjugating enzyme E2 G1 isoform X2 has translation MTMIFIDGKSLLLVLQIHYSGVFKAHLTFPKDYPLRPPKMKFITEIWHPNVDKNGDVCISILHEPGEDKYGYEKPEERWLPIHTVETIMISVISMLADPNGDSPANVDAAKEWREDRNGEFKRKVARCVRKSQETAFE, from the exons ATGACAATGATCTTTATCGATGGGAAGTCCTTATTATTGGTCCTCCAGATACACTATA GTGGTGTTTTCAAGGCTCATCTTACTTTTCCAAAAGACTATCCGCTGAGGCCGCCAAAAATGAAATTCATCACAGAAATCTGGCATCCGAATG TTGACAAGAATGGTGATGTCTGCATTTCAATTCTTCatgagcctggagaagacaaatATGGCTATGAAAAACCTGAGGAACGCTGGCTTCCCATTCACACAGTGGAAACTATAATGATTAGTGTTATTTCTATGCTGGCAGATCCCAATGGTGATTCTCCTGCTAATGTTGATGCAGCG AAAGAATggagagaagacagaaatggagaatttaaaagaaaagttgcCCGCTGTGTAAGAAAAAGCCAAGAAACTGCTTTTGAGTGA